In one Burkholderiales bacterium GJ-E10 genomic region, the following are encoded:
- a CDS encoding EmrB/QacA subfamily drug resistance transporter produces MTEPSAAATPPEAREAAARPEPLAGSTLVLGTLALSLATFMNVLDTSIANVSIPSIAGDLGVGSSEGTWVITSFGVANAIAVPLTGFLAQRFGSVRVFLGSITFFTLFSFLCGHAPSLQVLILFRVLQGASAGPMIPLSQTLLLSSYPRERSGMALAMWSMTTLVAPITGPLMGGWITDNISWPWIFYINVPVGVTCALVTMAIYRHRETSIRKLPIDWIGLGLLVIWVGSLQIMLDKGQELDWFGSDVIITLAIAALVGFVLFLIWELSDAHPVVDLSLFRRRNFAIGTLMMGLSYAMFFGSLVLLPLWLQEFVGYTATQAGEVMAWVGLFALALSPIVGRYLDRIDTRLLTTCSFSVFMVVFWMRSHFTSDSGYWDYAMPTVVQGIASSMFFIPLFSIVLGGLPQHRIAAATGLANFARITAGSFGTSIYTTWWTDRAIQHHARLVDHLWYGNSMADALLRQVQDLGASREQALGVLDRMVRQQAYTISVDEMFYLSAALFGLLIALVWLVRPTRAAGGATGAAAGH; encoded by the coding sequence GTGACCGAGCCGAGCGCCGCCGCAACGCCCCCAGAAGCCCGCGAGGCGGCGGCCCGGCCGGAACCGCTTGCCGGCAGTACCCTCGTGCTGGGTACCCTGGCGCTCAGCCTGGCAACCTTCATGAACGTGCTCGACACGTCGATCGCCAACGTGTCGATCCCCTCGATCGCCGGCGATCTCGGCGTCGGTTCCTCCGAAGGAACCTGGGTGATCACCTCGTTCGGGGTCGCCAATGCGATCGCGGTCCCGTTGACGGGCTTTCTCGCGCAACGCTTCGGCTCGGTGCGGGTGTTCCTGGGGAGCATCACGTTCTTCACCCTGTTCTCCTTCCTCTGCGGCCATGCGCCCAGCCTGCAGGTGCTGATCCTGTTCCGGGTGCTGCAGGGGGCATCGGCCGGACCGATGATTCCGCTGTCGCAGACGCTCCTGCTTTCGAGCTACCCGAGGGAGCGGTCCGGCATGGCGCTCGCGATGTGGTCGATGACCACGCTGGTCGCGCCCATCACCGGCCCGCTGATGGGAGGATGGATCACCGACAACATTTCCTGGCCGTGGATCTTCTACATCAACGTTCCGGTCGGGGTGACCTGTGCGCTGGTGACCATGGCGATCTACCGCCACCGCGAGACGTCGATCCGCAAGCTGCCGATCGACTGGATCGGGTTGGGACTCCTGGTGATCTGGGTCGGTTCGCTGCAGATCATGCTCGACAAGGGGCAGGAACTCGACTGGTTCGGCTCCGACGTCATCATCACGCTGGCGATCGCGGCCTTGGTCGGCTTCGTGCTGTTCCTGATCTGGGAACTGTCGGACGCCCATCCGGTGGTCGACCTGAGCCTGTTCCGCCGGCGCAATTTCGCCATCGGCACGCTGATGATGGGACTGTCGTATGCGATGTTCTTCGGCAGCCTGGTGCTGCTGCCGCTATGGCTGCAGGAATTCGTCGGCTACACGGCGACCCAGGCCGGCGAGGTCATGGCCTGGGTCGGTCTGTTCGCCCTCGCGCTCTCGCCGATCGTGGGCCGCTATCTCGATCGCATCGACACCCGCCTGCTGACCACGTGCTCGTTTTCGGTGTTCATGGTGGTGTTCTGGATGCGCTCGCACTTCACCAGCGACAGCGGCTATTGGGACTACGCCATGCCGACCGTGGTGCAAGGCATCGCAAGTTCGATGTTCTTCATTCCCCTGTTTTCGATCGTGCTGGGCGGATTGCCGCAGCATCGGATCGCCGCGGCCACCGGCCTGGCCAATTTCGCCCGCATCACGGCGGGCTCGTTCGGCACCTCGATCTACACCACGTGGTGGACCGACCGGGCAATCCAGCATCACGCGCGACTGGTGGACCACCTCTGGTATGGAAATTCGATGGCCGACGCGTTGCTGCGACAAGTGCAGGATCTGGGCGCAAGCCGCGAGCAGGCGCTCGGCGTGCTCGATCGAATGGTCCGGCAGCAGGCTTACACGATTTCGGTCGACGAGATGTTCTATCTCAGCGCCGCGCTGTTCGGCCTGTTGATCGCCCTGGTCTGGCTGGTACGGCCGACGCGCGCCGCGGGCGGCGCGACGGGCGCGGCCGCGGGGCATTGA
- a CDS encoding transcriptional repressor, CopY family (Precursor) yields the protein MADFRLPADDLEYAVLAALWALRAASVRALHERVGVPAGHVYTTTAKVVDRLREKGLVTRRREGGAFVYLPAVERGEVERARARHLVHRFLGPGPHAAVAALVDAVDELDPGLLAELERAIRSKRRAGHGA from the coding sequence ATGGCCGATTTCCGCCTTCCCGCCGACGATCTCGAGTACGCGGTGCTTGCCGCGCTCTGGGCGCTGCGCGCCGCGTCGGTGCGCGCGCTGCACGAGCGGGTAGGGGTTCCGGCCGGCCATGTCTACACGACCACCGCCAAGGTGGTGGACCGTCTGCGCGAGAAGGGATTGGTGACGCGCCGTCGCGAGGGCGGAGCGTTCGTCTATCTCCCGGCCGTCGAGCGCGGCGAAGTCGAACGAGCGCGTGCGCGCCATCTGGTGCACCGCTTCCTGGGACCCGGTCCCCATGCCGCGGTCGCGGCGCTGGTCGACGCGGTCGACGAACTCGATCCCGGATTGCTCGCGGAACTCGAGCGGGCGATTCGCAGCAAGCGGAGGGCGGGACATGGAGCGTGA
- a CDS encoding AcrB/AcrD/AcrF family protein, with product MTADDPSVPRWLRRRVLWLLVLAAVLAWAADALLRTPVEVLPQFAYPQIRVNAHLPGTSATELEHLVVDPLESRILTLTGLRSVRSVMGNGTAEIDVRFRRGSSAQIDLQAVNGAIDRARGDLPAQVRPVAEILGNAINEVADYTAEIPAGVAPARVQRMVAADIVPALRAVPGVQFVNVFGAGNEALWIQPDLDAMRRYGVSVVQIVQAGHSQVLLEPAGYVTLGHNDVLIEARSLPTDIEALERIPVAARDGPIPLRALARVVRAPEPTHGAVSLDGRPSVALSVIKQPGASTRAVTRAIRTVLDETRAQLPPGVRWVQTYDQGHLVALVGADLGRNLVIGAALAVLVLFWVLGAGRGIVVLACSIPLSLALAVAALRALGQDLNLMTFGALSVAVGLLADDAILVLESIHHRWESGDAHWQGIRTGVRNILVPDITGTLTNVAIYVPLLFVGGVMGLFFIPFAWAMIVALSASLLVSLTLIPLGLGFLGARPSAGTSAGRRFLRGLQRANERLFAWVARAPRTSLAITVGVLLISLAGLALVPVDFLPLPNEGALLEAFTLPPGASLLDTRAAARTITQRLLRDPAVAHVYVRIGSASSTTYTEPAYAGEIQVALKPSVGVNALDAIGARIGRESQLPGVQRAVDTPTIERVGESLSGLSQPFVVHVFGAAVPELRRLSEEITARLCRIHALQDVFDNDGYPVTQLQIEPRALALTVHGLTPAALYAQIGPLIGGQVVGLVPEGNVPLDLYLRLADAPQHTVPELAALPIRTQGGWTPLGELARLTLVETPDQIRHIAGARALDIVATPNGPLGSTEAAARRAVADLHLPPGYRIAFGGLAAELEQAALGLLLAAAAAVAIVIGILLLQFDGLLVPGILLLEIPLALTGGTVALVASGVGLNATGLIGFLTLVGIGLRHSIVLLDRARRNERAGMPVEDAVREAIQVRFRPIVLTAATAALGMLPTALGLGQGAAPEQGLAVVILGGLVWSAVRSTNLIPALYLYWRRRQIGR from the coding sequence ATGACGGCCGACGACCCTTCCGTACCGCGCTGGCTGCGGCGCCGGGTGCTGTGGCTGCTCGTGCTCGCCGCCGTGCTGGCGTGGGCGGCGGATGCGCTCCTGCGTACGCCCGTGGAGGTGCTGCCGCAGTTCGCCTACCCGCAGATCCGCGTCAATGCGCACCTGCCGGGGACCAGTGCGACCGAACTGGAGCATCTCGTCGTCGATCCCCTGGAGAGCCGGATCCTGACCCTGACCGGCCTGCGCAGCGTGCGCTCGGTGATGGGCAACGGCACGGCGGAGATCGACGTGCGGTTTCGCCGGGGGAGCAGCGCGCAGATCGACCTGCAGGCGGTGAACGGGGCGATCGATCGCGCCCGCGGAGATCTGCCGGCGCAGGTCCGTCCGGTGGCGGAGATCCTGGGAAATGCCATCAACGAAGTCGCGGACTACACGGCGGAGATCCCGGCCGGCGTCGCGCCGGCCCGGGTGCAGCGGATGGTGGCGGCCGACATCGTTCCGGCGTTGCGCGCGGTTCCCGGCGTGCAGTTCGTCAACGTGTTCGGCGCCGGCAACGAGGCACTGTGGATCCAGCCCGACCTCGACGCCATGCGCCGCTACGGCGTGAGCGTGGTGCAGATCGTGCAGGCGGGGCATTCGCAGGTCCTGCTCGAACCCGCGGGGTACGTCACCCTCGGCCACAACGACGTGCTGATCGAAGCCCGCAGCTTGCCCACGGATATCGAGGCGCTGGAGCGGATTCCGGTTGCGGCCCGGGACGGACCGATTCCGCTGCGGGCATTGGCGCGGGTGGTTCGCGCCCCGGAACCCACACACGGCGCCGTGTCGCTGGACGGGCGTCCCAGCGTTGCGCTCAGCGTGATCAAGCAGCCCGGCGCGTCGACGCGCGCCGTCACGCGAGCCATCCGGACGGTGCTGGACGAAACCCGCGCGCAGCTCCCTCCGGGGGTCCGCTGGGTGCAGACCTACGACCAAGGCCATCTGGTCGCGCTCGTCGGCGCCGATCTCGGGCGCAACCTTGTGATCGGCGCGGCACTGGCGGTGCTGGTCCTCTTCTGGGTGCTGGGCGCGGGACGCGGAATCGTCGTCCTCGCATGCAGCATTCCGCTGTCGCTGGCCCTTGCCGTCGCAGCGCTGCGCGCGCTGGGGCAGGACCTGAACCTGATGACCTTCGGTGCGTTGTCGGTCGCCGTCGGGCTGCTGGCCGATGACGCGATTCTCGTCCTCGAGAGCATTCACCATCGATGGGAGTCGGGCGACGCGCATTGGCAGGGAATCCGCACCGGCGTCCGGAACATCCTGGTTCCCGACATCACCGGCACGCTCACCAATGTTGCGATCTACGTGCCGCTGCTCTTCGTCGGCGGTGTGATGGGCCTGTTCTTCATCCCGTTTGCGTGGGCGATGATCGTTGCGCTATCGGCCTCGCTGCTCGTATCGCTGACGCTCATTCCGCTGGGCCTGGGTTTTCTCGGTGCGCGGCCGTCTGCGGGCACGAGCGCCGGGCGGCGCTTCCTGCGCGGTCTGCAGCGTGCGAACGAACGGCTGTTTGCATGGGTCGCGCGGGCCCCCCGCACCAGTCTGGCGATCACCGTCGGGGTGCTGCTGATCAGTCTCGCTGGACTGGCGCTGGTGCCCGTCGACTTTCTTCCGCTGCCCAACGAAGGCGCGCTGCTGGAGGCGTTCACGCTTCCCCCGGGGGCTTCCCTGCTCGATACGCGTGCGGCAGCACGGACGATCACGCAGCGGCTGCTGCGCGATCCGGCCGTGGCCCACGTGTATGTCCGCATCGGCTCGGCATCGTCCACGACCTATACCGAACCCGCGTATGCCGGCGAGATCCAGGTGGCGCTCAAGCCGAGCGTCGGTGTCAATGCCCTGGACGCGATCGGCGCGCGCATCGGTCGCGAATCGCAGCTCCCGGGCGTGCAACGGGCGGTCGATACGCCGACCATCGAGCGCGTGGGCGAGAGCCTCTCCGGGTTGTCGCAGCCGTTCGTGGTGCATGTGTTCGGCGCCGCCGTACCCGAGTTGCGCCGGCTCTCCGAGGAAATCACCGCGCGCCTGTGCCGCATCCACGCATTGCAGGACGTCTTCGACAACGACGGCTATCCGGTGACGCAGTTGCAGATCGAACCCCGGGCGCTCGCGCTGACGGTCCACGGACTGACCCCCGCCGCGCTCTATGCCCAGATCGGGCCGCTGATCGGCGGCCAGGTCGTGGGCCTCGTACCGGAGGGCAATGTCCCCTTGGATCTCTATCTGCGGCTTGCCGATGCGCCGCAACACACCGTCCCCGAGCTGGCGGCGCTGCCGATCCGCACGCAAGGGGGCTGGACGCCCTTGGGCGAACTGGCGAGGCTGACCCTGGTCGAAACGCCCGATCAGATCCGGCACATCGCCGGCGCCCGCGCTCTCGACATCGTGGCCACGCCGAACGGCCCGCTGGGCAGCACCGAGGCGGCGGCCCGGCGCGCCGTGGCCGATCTGCACCTGCCGCCCGGATACCGCATCGCCTTCGGCGGTCTGGCGGCCGAACTCGAGCAGGCCGCGCTGGGTCTGCTCCTGGCGGCCGCGGCGGCGGTCGCGATCGTGATCGGCATCCTGTTGTTGCAGTTCGACGGCCTGCTGGTTCCCGGAATCCTGCTGCTCGAGATTCCGCTGGCGCTGACCGGAGGCACGGTGGCCCTGGTGGCGAGCGGCGTCGGCCTGAACGCCACCGGCCTGATCGGCTTTCTGACCTTGGTGGGTATCGGGCTGCGCCACAGCATCGTGCTGCTCGATCGGGCCCGTCGCAACGAGCGCGCCGGCATGCCGGTCGAGGACGCGGTGCGCGAAGCGATCCAGGTGCGCTTCCGGCCGATCGTGCTGACCGCAGCCACCGCCGCGCTCGGCATGCTGCCGACCGCCTTGGGCCTGGGCCAGGGGGCCGCGCCGGAACAGGGACTGGCGGTGGTGATCCTGGGTGGCCTGGTCTGGAGCGCGGTGCGCAGCACCAACCTGATTCCCGCGCTATACCTGTACTGGCGCCGCAGGCAGATCGGCCGGTAG
- a CDS encoding transposase IS116/IS110/IS902 family protein yields the protein MDATTYAVDLAKHVFQVHWVDPASGEIHRKKLSRAKLSEFFAQLQPARIVMEACGGAHHWARRLVAMGHEPELLPAKQVRAFVRGNKDDAADARAIWVAASHEDIRRVPIKSCDQQAIQSLHRIRSHWITTQTATVNMLRGLMYEFGVVLPQGRHAGLRVLAERRAQFNESLPELMVRLVDELQRTLKEIAHNIEVAEGEIAAVQKSSETAKALRQIPGVGVLGATALAAVLGDGKAWRNGREFAASLGLSPGHQGTGGKVRMGGITKRGDPYLRTLLISGAHAVAISKSRTEWFTKILERRPTNVAAVAWANKTARTAWALIRHGRAYDASWKASAPVAA from the coding sequence ATGGATGCTACAACCTATGCAGTGGATCTTGCCAAGCATGTATTCCAGGTTCATTGGGTTGATCCCGCCAGCGGGGAGATCCACCGTAAGAAGCTCAGCCGCGCCAAGCTCTCGGAGTTCTTCGCACAGCTTCAGCCGGCCAGGATCGTGATGGAGGCTTGTGGGGGTGCCCACCATTGGGCCCGCCGTCTTGTCGCGATGGGTCATGAGCCCGAGTTGCTGCCCGCCAAGCAGGTGCGTGCGTTCGTGCGCGGCAACAAGGATGATGCCGCCGATGCGCGAGCAATCTGGGTCGCGGCCTCGCACGAGGATATCCGGCGCGTTCCGATCAAGAGCTGTGACCAGCAAGCCATCCAGTCGCTGCACCGGATCAGGTCGCATTGGATCACCACGCAGACAGCGACCGTCAACATGCTCCGGGGACTGATGTATGAGTTCGGGGTGGTGCTGCCGCAAGGGCGCCATGCGGGCTTGCGTGTGCTGGCCGAGCGCCGCGCCCAATTTAACGAGAGCTTGCCGGAGCTGATGGTGCGTCTGGTCGATGAGTTGCAGCGAACGCTCAAGGAGATCGCGCACAACATCGAGGTGGCCGAAGGCGAGATTGCCGCCGTACAAAAGAGCTCAGAGACGGCCAAGGCGCTGCGCCAGATCCCGGGCGTGGGTGTCTTGGGGGCGACCGCCCTGGCGGCCGTTCTGGGCGATGGCAAGGCCTGGCGCAACGGGCGGGAGTTTGCCGCCAGCCTGGGGCTGAGCCCGGGTCATCAGGGGACCGGCGGCAAGGTTCGCATGGGCGGCATCACCAAGCGCGGCGACCCGTATCTGCGCACGCTGCTCATCAGCGGTGCGCACGCGGTGGCAATATCGAAGAGTCGCACCGAATGGTTCACCAAGATCCTGGAGCGCCGACCGACGAACGTCGCTGCGGTTGCATGGGCCAACAAGACTGCAAGAACAGCCTGGGCATTAATCCGGCACGGGCGCGCTTATGACGCGAGCTGGAAGGCGAGCGCACCCGTGGCGGCCTGA
- a CDS encoding adenylosuccinate synthetase, with protein MARNVVVVGTQWGDEGKGKIVDWLTEHADGVVRFQGGHNAGHTLVIDGRKTILRLIPSGILRPSVACYIGNGVVLSPQALLAEIDELEAGGVDAASRLIVSGSCPLILPYHVELDLAREIKRGNAKIGTTGRGIGPAYEDKVARRAIRAQDLFDAARFGELVREALDYHNFVLTRYLGATAVDADQVIDTTLQLGERIKPMVADVSHRLHAAMGRGDRLLFEGAQGTLLDVDHGTYPYVTSSNTVAGAACTGAGVAPQRLQYVLGITKAYATRVGSGPFPTELMDATGDRLRDQGGEYGSVTGRPRRCGWFDGAALRRSVQLNGTTGLCITKLDVLDGLPTVKLCTGYRVDGEQTELVPFGADEVARCEPVYEEFPGWSESTYGVRNWDDLPLGARQFLDRLAEVAGAPIDLVSTGPERDQTIVLRHPFLTPMQ; from the coding sequence TTGGCACGTAACGTCGTAGTCGTCGGCACCCAGTGGGGGGACGAGGGCAAAGGAAAAATCGTCGATTGGCTGACGGAGCACGCCGATGGCGTGGTGCGGTTCCAGGGCGGACACAACGCCGGACACACGCTGGTCATCGATGGGCGCAAGACCATCCTGCGTCTGATCCCGTCCGGCATTCTGCGGCCTTCGGTTGCCTGCTACATCGGCAACGGCGTGGTCCTGTCGCCGCAGGCGCTGCTCGCCGAAATCGACGAACTCGAGGCGGGCGGAGTCGATGCCGCATCGCGCCTGATCGTTAGCGGAAGCTGCCCGTTGATCCTGCCGTACCACGTCGAACTCGACCTTGCGCGCGAGATCAAGCGGGGCAACGCCAAGATCGGCACCACCGGTCGCGGCATCGGCCCGGCCTATGAAGACAAGGTTGCGCGGCGGGCGATCCGCGCGCAGGATCTGTTCGATGCGGCGCGGTTCGGCGAACTCGTCCGCGAAGCGCTCGACTATCACAATTTCGTGCTGACCCGGTATCTGGGTGCGACCGCGGTCGATGCCGATCAGGTCATCGACACCACCTTGCAATTGGGCGAGCGCATCAAGCCCATGGTGGCCGACGTCTCGCACCGCCTGCATGCGGCGATGGGCCGCGGCGACCGCCTGCTGTTCGAGGGCGCCCAGGGAACGCTGCTCGACGTCGATCACGGCACCTATCCGTACGTCACGTCGAGCAACACGGTGGCCGGTGCTGCGTGCACCGGCGCGGGCGTTGCGCCGCAACGCCTGCAGTACGTGCTCGGCATCACCAAGGCGTACGCGACCCGGGTCGGTTCCGGGCCGTTCCCCACCGAATTGATGGATGCAACCGGAGACCGCCTGCGCGATCAGGGTGGTGAATATGGCTCGGTCACCGGCCGGCCGCGTCGTTGCGGCTGGTTCGACGGCGCCGCGTTGCGCCGTTCCGTGCAGTTGAACGGGACGACCGGCTTGTGCATCACCAAGCTCGACGTCCTCGACGGCTTGCCCACTGTGAAGCTCTGCACCGGGTATCGCGTCGACGGCGAACAGACCGAGCTCGTCCCCTTCGGGGCCGACGAGGTGGCGCGCTGCGAGCCGGTCTATGAAGAATTCCCGGGATGGAGCGAGTCGACCTACGGCGTGCGCAACTGGGACGATCTTCCCCTCGGCGCGCGGCAGTTCCTCGATCGACTGGCCGAGGTGGCCGGCGCGCCGATCGACCTCGTCTCGACCGGGCCGGAGCGCGACCAGACCATCGTGCTGCGGCATCCGTTCCTGACGCCGATGCAGTGA
- a CDS encoding putative M56 family peptidase yields the protein MERETLLVTLLVGFGGAAVQALALLPRRTCGDSSPQVAERRAWRQLWLPLQPLFVLGAWLAGWALREPDPVPDRMAPGILMAISLPFALVAIRAAVRAVRAVVRAPRDLPIYTVGLLRPQVVFSPFLARSLEEGPVRAAWEHEQAHVRHRDPLRIWLAQIATDLQWPCPGARRRFTAWLEILECARDDEARGGGASGVDLAAAVLAIARMVSTALPPGGAPEETAVDAALIGRGRALQGRIARLLSSLPESAGAPARSCFDPPASWAVAAVVLLIAGGVGAACGEQVLRPILAWTWSI from the coding sequence ATGGAGCGTGAAACGCTGCTCGTCACCTTGCTAGTCGGGTTCGGCGGCGCCGCCGTGCAGGCCCTGGCGCTGTTGCCGCGCCGTACCTGCGGCGATTCCTCGCCGCAGGTTGCCGAGCGTCGCGCGTGGCGGCAACTGTGGCTGCCGCTGCAACCGCTGTTCGTGCTCGGCGCATGGCTTGCCGGCTGGGCGCTGCGCGAACCCGATCCGGTGCCGGACCGCATGGCCCCCGGCATCCTGATGGCCATCAGCCTGCCGTTCGCGCTGGTCGCGATCCGTGCCGCCGTGCGGGCCGTCCGGGCGGTCGTCCGCGCCCCGCGGGATCTGCCGATCTACACCGTGGGCCTCTTGCGCCCGCAGGTCGTGTTTTCGCCGTTTCTGGCCAGGAGCCTCGAGGAAGGTCCGGTGCGTGCGGCCTGGGAACACGAGCAGGCGCATGTCCGGCATCGCGATCCGTTGCGGATCTGGCTGGCCCAGATCGCAACCGATCTGCAGTGGCCCTGCCCCGGGGCGCGTCGCCGTTTCACGGCCTGGCTCGAAATCCTGGAGTGCGCCCGCGACGATGAGGCGCGCGGCGGCGGCGCATCCGGGGTCGATCTCGCCGCCGCGGTCCTGGCGATCGCGCGCATGGTGTCCACGGCGTTGCCGCCGGGCGGAGCGCCGGAGGAGACAGCGGTCGACGCGGCCCTGATCGGTCGCGGGCGGGCGTTGCAGGGGCGGATCGCGCGGCTGCTGTCCTCGCTGCCCGAGTCTGCAGGAGCGCCGGCGCGAAGCTGCTTCGATCCGCCGGCGTCGTGGGCCGTCGCCGCGGTCGTGCTCCTGATCGCAGGGGGCGTCGGTGCCGCTTGCGGCGAGCAGGTGCTGCGGCCGATTCTTGCCTGGACATGGTCGATCTGA
- a CDS encoding nucleotide phosphoribosyltransferase encodes MSAGDQRVERLIHNGASMSEPVLSVDWPAYHGLVERLAAQIHESGYRFDSLLCLARGGLRPGDVLSRIFDVPLAILAASSYRAAGGTVQGELDIARYITTTGAELHGRLLLVDDLADTGATIERVRVHLRQRYPAITEIRTAVLWVKEGASVVPEYAVLRLPDRPWIRQPFEIYDDMRPEDVCRRVHGAAG; translated from the coding sequence GTGAGCGCGGGGGACCAACGGGTCGAGCGGTTGATCCACAACGGTGCATCCATGTCCGAACCCGTCCTTTCCGTAGACTGGCCTGCGTACCACGGTCTCGTCGAGCGTCTCGCGGCCCAGATCCACGAGTCGGGCTACCGCTTCGATTCCCTGCTTTGTCTCGCCCGTGGCGGCCTGCGCCCCGGCGACGTGCTTTCGCGGATCTTCGACGTGCCGCTGGCGATCCTCGCGGCCAGTTCGTATCGCGCCGCCGGCGGTACGGTGCAAGGCGAACTCGACATCGCCCGGTACATCACCACCACCGGCGCCGAGCTGCATGGTCGTCTGCTGCTCGTCGACGATCTTGCCGATACGGGCGCGACCATCGAGCGCGTCCGTGTCCATCTGCGTCAGCGCTATCCGGCGATCACGGAAATCCGCACGGCGGTGCTCTGGGTCAAGGAGGGCGCTAGCGTCGTTCCGGAGTACGCCGTGCTGCGCTTGCCCGACCGGCCCTGGATCCGGCAGCCGTTCGAGATCTACGACGACATGCGGCCGGAGGACGTCTGCCGGCGGGTGCACGGCGCCGCCGGGTGA
- a CDS encoding efflux transporter, RND family, MFP subunit, producing MLLLAGMSRTAAAAGDTDVVAVRVQMLPRSWTAYGQIVPTAILAVRSVDPGTLRGLHVVPGSAVAAGDLLAQVGGPRVQSLLTACEQALRGAQAQESAARRALAIVRREWTNQLATRQTVDTAQRDWQVARAAVRTAAAQLRAARALRIVRAPVAGTVIAIQAADGEELSAGETILTLMPAGRLWIGAACYGADAAALHAGMTGRFRPAGGGDAIPVRVVSVASGIAADGRRTVGLLPTSPTLPAWWESGQWGTVEIEGPARRMAAVPTSALILDHGRWWVLVRTAQGDRPQEVTPGATRGWQTWIASGLQPGQRVVVRDAFLEYHRGIAESFQPPD from the coding sequence ATGCTCCTGCTGGCGGGCATGTCCCGGACGGCGGCCGCCGCCGGCGATACCGACGTCGTTGCCGTCCGCGTGCAGATGCTGCCTCGATCCTGGACCGCGTACGGGCAGATCGTCCCGACAGCGATCCTCGCGGTGCGCAGTGTCGATCCCGGCACCTTGCGCGGCCTCCACGTCGTACCGGGCAGCGCCGTGGCCGCCGGGGACCTGCTTGCCCAGGTCGGCGGGCCGCGCGTGCAATCGCTGCTGACCGCTTGCGAACAGGCCTTGCGCGGTGCACAGGCGCAGGAATCCGCCGCCCGGCGTGCGCTGGCGATCGTTCGGCGCGAATGGACCAACCAGTTGGCGACGCGGCAGACGGTCGATACGGCGCAGCGCGACTGGCAGGTTGCGCGTGCCGCGGTGCGGACCGCGGCGGCACAGCTTCGGGCGGCCCGGGCGCTTCGGATCGTCCGTGCGCCGGTGGCCGGGACGGTGATCGCGATCCAGGCCGCGGACGGCGAGGAGTTGTCGGCGGGGGAAACCATCCTGACCCTCATGCCGGCGGGCAGGCTGTGGATCGGCGCCGCATGCTATGGCGCCGACGCGGCGGCGCTGCATGCCGGGATGACCGGGCGCTTTCGGCCCGCCGGCGGCGGTGACGCGATCCCGGTGCGGGTGGTTTCGGTCGCGTCGGGCATCGCGGCCGACGGCCGCCGAACCGTCGGCCTTCTGCCGACGTCGCCAACGTTGCCGGCATGGTGGGAGAGCGGGCAATGGGGAACGGTCGAGATCGAGGGACCGGCGCGCCGGATGGCCGCGGTGCCGACCTCGGCGTTGATCCTGGATCACGGTCGGTGGTGGGTGCTCGTGCGTACCGCGCAGGGGGACCGGCCTCAGGAAGTGACGCCGGGGGCGACGCGCGGCTGGCAGACCTGGATCGCCTCCGGCCTGCAGCCGGGGCAGCGGGTCGTCGTCCGCGACGCGTTTCTCGAATACCACCGTGGCATTGCCGAATCGTTCCAACCTCCCGACTGA
- a CDS encoding glutathione peroxidase, producing the protein MHPYDIELTDIHGAHRRLGEFAGKVLLIVNVASRCGFTPQYAGLEALYRRHEARGFTVLGFPCNQFGSQEPGSEDEIGQFCRTTYDVTFPMFAKIDVKGRDIHPLYRHLTNAAPGIFGTKWIKWNFTKFLVDRQGTVLARYAPSVPPEALDRDVDAALQR; encoded by the coding sequence GTGCATCCCTACGACATCGAACTGACCGACATCCACGGCGCGCATCGGCGGCTGGGGGAGTTCGCAGGCAAGGTCCTGCTGATCGTGAACGTCGCCAGCCGCTGCGGTTTCACGCCCCAGTACGCCGGCCTGGAAGCGCTGTACCGGCGCCATGAAGCGCGCGGCTTTACCGTACTCGGCTTTCCCTGCAATCAATTCGGCAGCCAGGAGCCCGGCAGCGAAGACGAAATCGGCCAGTTCTGCCGCACCACCTACGACGTCACCTTTCCGATGTTTGCAAAGATCGACGTCAAGGGCCGCGACATCCACCCGCTGTACCGGCATCTCACGAATGCCGCGCCGGGCATCTTCGGCACGAAGTGGATCAAGTGGAACTTCACCAAGTTCCTGGTCGACCGCCAGGGAACGGTGCTCGCGCGCTACGCCCCGTCGGTGCCGCCGGAAGCGCTGGACCGGGACGTCGACGCGGCGCTGCAACGCTGA